The Ailuropoda melanoleuca isolate Jingjing chromosome 15, ASM200744v2, whole genome shotgun sequence genomic sequence cctgtacctcagtttcctctgtaaaatggggataataatagtgtcTGCTTGTGGGgcacctagggggctcagtcagttaagcgtccatctctttttttttaaagattttatttatttatttgacagagaggcagcgggagagggtatacaagcagggggagtgggagagggagaagcaggcttcccgctgagcagggagcccagaatactgggatcatgacctgagccaaaggcagacgcttaacgactgagccacccaggcgccccaagtgtccatctcttgatctcagctcaggttttgatctcagggttgtgagtttgagcccctcattgggctccctgctgggtgtggagcctccttaaaaaaaataatagtgtctGCTTGATAGTTTAATTTGGGTATTAAATATAGGTTAATACATAGAACTCTTAGaatagtgctcaataaatatgtcaGAAATAGGTCTTTGCATATATATCTTTCTTTGGAtgattaagcttttaaaatagtgattttgtAGTTAATTATATGTGAATACCAGTAAATAAATTGCCCTTGGTATATTATAACTCATttatcttttatctattttttgctttttttttttttttaagcttttatttatttatttgacagagagagagacagccagcgagagagggaacacaagcaggggaagtgggagaggaagaagcaggctcatagcggaggagcctgatgtggggctctatcccataacgccgggatcacgccctgagccgaaggcagacgcttaaccgctgtgccacccaggcgcccctattttttgctttttcttatacTATTTGCAATCACATAATATAAATCTTAATGGTTAATGACACTGGTATGTTCTAATGCTACTGCTCACCATATTTATACACAGGGACCCCTCTagcatttttttgtgtttatgtggGGGAACTGATTAAGTATAGTCTATAAAGGCTTAAGATTTTTGGCTCCTTATACCTGTGTAAGTAAAAATAGGTATTTAATGATATACTATGGCTTAATTAACAATGATAATGATAACAGTTGATAGTAATGATAATGTCCATTCTTATATGGTGCCAACAAGTTCAGAGCTTAATATTTGCAAGGTGCTGTCACATCCATATCATTAATAATCCTGTCTTATAACCCCTTACAGTTGACATAGCAAATTCGGTATGATTTACCGTTAATTTCTCACAGTAACTCTGAAATAGGTAAGGTAAACCATCTTATTCCAGTATAACAGATGAAAGTGAGGTTATTTGCTAAAGATTGCATAGCCAGTAAGCAGTAGAGCCAGACTTGAACCTAACTTCTTACTTCACGTTTCTATATGAGCACCATAATGAATGAGTTACGTGTTCCTGGATATTAGTGGTTCTCAGTCAGAGGTGATTTTGCCCCGAAAGTGACATTTGACAATGTTTGGAAATATCTTTGGTTGTCATAACCAGGGTGGAGGAATGCTACTAGCATCTGGTGGGTAGAAGCCAGGAAGACTGTTAAACATCCTGCAATACATAGGAAAGTTCCttacagcaaagaattatctggcccaaaatgtcaagaGTACTAAGGTTAAGAAACTGTGTTGTACAGTGATCACTGATGACATAGGACTGAGACTGTAAATTTTTGTTTGGTAAGATTTTACTGATAAACAGCAGATTTACTTCAAACTTGagtttcttcacatcttcagCTTTTCTTAGATTCAGGTTATAAAGCTCAACAATACTCTACAAGCAAAATTTATACCCTGAATcaagagaaattgaagataagATGAGATTGAAAATTGGAACAAATCTGCTACTTATCACTAAAATCTTTCAAAGGAGGACTGTTGTTCAAAGGCCTTacgtttattattattttcttcactaGGTTGTTTCCCAGGGGGTGTGCACTGGGTTTCAATTGGGAAACAAGACAAATCTGGACTTCTGATGAAGTTGCAGAATCTTTGCACACGGTTGGATCAGGATGAGAGTTTCTCTCAGAGGCTTCCACTCAATATCGAAGAGGCTAAAGACCGTCTTCGCATTCTGATGCTGCACAAACACCCAAGGTACAGATAGTCAAATTTAGTTGGTGCCTGAAGTCCCAATGAGATTTAACCTCTGACACTTTGAGAACGTCATATCTTTTCTTGCTGTTCAGTAAAGATCTAGGAATGAAGCATTGCTTTTCTGCTGTtgtcttatattaaaaaatggctGCTGTCGGCCTGGAATTGCTACTTTACTTTGCATCCTACCTACTATGTTGCCTCTTGTATACCACCGAGGTACTCAAGAAGTATTTCTTAGGTGAGTTTGTGAGGGGTCTTTGCTAGAAAATGCAAGCTTCTTACCTTGAATCTTATTTCTAATGGATGACATTGAACAAGAGACTGAATAAAGATAGGCACCTGgtaaaaggattatttatttaatgggaCCCTTGTGTTGTCTTAGTTttggggtgtgcgtgtgtgtgtgtgtgtgtatatatatatatattttttttttacatatatatgtaattattctacttctgtgaacttcaagagtttattttaattcattcaataaatatcattatAATTACGTGCCAGACACTGTTATCAATTGTTTCACAGTTTTCATTAGCCAGAAGGCAGACAGTAGCTTAGTAACTAATCAGTAGTTAATCAGCTGGGATTCAGTCAACAGTTTGATCTCCCTGATCTAACAGCCATTCTTTCATTGGTTCATTTAACCAACATTGAGTGTTGTGCCAGGTTCTGGGTCAAGTGCTGCAAGTACAAAGATGAATTAAGCCTTCCTTGGGAGTTCAACAGTAAATTGGGTGACAATTAGGTAATGGCTCTAAACTTTTTTTCAATGCCTCGGTGCAGCTGATGATGCAGTACACTTTCATATGTAGCAGTGGCTGAATATGGCTGTGATTCTTAAATTGGTAAGGGGATTAATATCAGAATATTGGGTGAGAGTAGTAATTTTGGAAAAGCCTCTTAGGTGATTCTACAGAGGACAAGCTCCtttctctctggtttctttctcttccagatcCCTCTGTTATTGCTCTCTCCTCTTGGTAGCCACTGGTATTGATTTTCCTGAGGAAATGGGATTGAGAccactatgttttgttttgttttgctttggtttgctTTGTTAGAtaggggtgaggaaggaggagagagagagagaaagcatctctagcaggctccacacgcagcatggagcccgacgcggtgctccatctcacgaccctgagatcatgacatgagctgaaatcaagagtcaggtgcttaaccaactcaaCCCCCCAGGGGCCTCAAGACCACTAAATATTACCACTTTTCTTGTGCAGTAACTTTTCCCTAGTCCTGCTTCCCTACtctgtgaaaataaaagtgatttctatttagaaaaatattataagTGCTATCAGATGTATCAGACCATGGCTTATAAAGtcattctttttgtctctctcttagCATTTTGGTTTATACTTTTGCAATTTTCCAGGCTATATATGTACCCAGAATCTTTTTTTGTAGTGCACAGAAGTAGTGTGCCATTAGGATAAAAATGCTAGTGTATAATTATGCTATCAGCttttagttgtattttttctCCATCTGTTCTGCTGAGTTCAAAAAAGTTTTTGGAGAAACCAATCAAGAATTCGCACAGAGGTTCTTTGTCATTAGAAATAAACAAACTGATTTATGGATGGGAAAAAACCCCGCTAGTGTACCAAATGAAGGGTAATATTCTTGCTAGTGCATTTTATCAGGTTGGAACATATGAAATTGCTAGTTTTGTAGgtaaaaaatggtcaaatataattattgttatatGATTGATTCTAATGCTAACCTGAGCCCAGTTCTCATTTAGTTTTGGTGCTTTAAGActgaattagaaaaatctcattaCCTGGATACTTCTTTTAAGGCACTCGGCAACCAATTTTTAACACCTACATGGTACACACAGTTCACTTTTTATAGGTTCCCTaactttaaaatgcattcattgttttggggtgggaagagaggaaagtctctaattttttttccttatttgattCAGTATATTATGAAAGGAATATagcaaagaaaagaggaagagccATGAAATAGgcatctttattttgtaaatttaagaCATTATCCTTTTTTAAGGTGgcattatccttttttatttttattttatttatttattttttttaaaaaagattttatttatttattcgacagagatcgaggcagccagcgagagagggaacacaagcagggggagtgggagaggaagaagcaggctcacagcggagggagcctgatgtggggctcgatcccataacgccgggatcactccctgagccgaaggcagacgcttaaccgctgcgccacccaggcgcccctatccttttttaaaagaggcttaaaataataaatatcattactgattcaatatatatatatttttttaattaggtctCTGTTGATCTTGGATGATATTTGGGATCCTTGGGTATTAAAAGCTTTTGACAATCAGTGTCAAATTCTTCTTACAACCAGAGACAAGAGCGTTACAGATTCAGTAATGGGTAAGgattaatttactttttactttctttatgttttaattcaattagatttaaatatatttaaaccaaattatttattatatcttGTGATTTTGTTGCAGGTCCTAAATATGTAGTCTCTGTGGAGAGTggcttaggaaaagaaaaaggacttgaaattttatccctttttgttagTATGAAGAAAGCAGATTTGCCAGAGCAAGCTCACAGTATTATAAAAGAATGTAAAGGTATGGTTATTTTGTGTATGAAGGAATTACAGAGAGATTAATTTTGCCCTTTTGTGAATTAAGCTATTGAATATTTAGCACATGAACATCCAGAAACTTTACTagaatatttagtattttagttTCTTCTCTGATACCCTAAGTAGATAATAATATTTtggtattcatttattcattgaaataatatttaatgaacacCCATAATATGTTAGTGGGAAGGGTTAGATGAAGACATGACTTCgggcaaagaataaaaaatatagtgaGAATCAGAGAGAGTTATACATTTTTTGGTtgggattttataaaaatagtattctAATTTGATAGGTAAAAACTGGTGTTGTcctcttaatttgcattttttattagtGAAGTTAAACTTTTTGCtggtttattgaatatttgcATTTCAAGAAATTATCCTTgactcaatttttcttttctaactatTGAAGCTATTAGCTCTTTGCCAtatttttgcaaatactttcccctagctttttgtctgctttttaatttcatttataatatttatttgacatacagaaatttaaaattttatatagtcACATCTGTCAGCTCTTAACATTACTTCTTCCACTGTTGTTAATACTTCAGTagacctgttgtttcttttgccatCAAATAGATACTTGGTTTTGAGttaattgacttttttaaaaaaagatttatttgagagagagagagctgcacACATGAACAcaaggggtaggggcagagggagagggggaggggaagccaaCTCCCTTAGTGGGGAGCCACGCCTGGGGCAtgatctcaaccctgagatcatgacctcagcagaaaccaggagttGTATGCTTAACCGACTAGCCACCCGGGCACTCCAATTGAGTTAACTGACTTAAGAAATATGTTAGAAAAGAACACTTTGTATTCATTATAAAGGTGATGCATTTCCATTTTgagacatttgaaaaaatgtgtgaaatgattaaaaaaaaagaatttacccATAATTTGATAATTATTAGCATCATGAGAgtatttctttcagtcttttaggacatataaaactttgaaaaaaatactgagaTTACAGTGGAATACATGATTTGAATCTTGCCTTTTCATATAGCAAATCTTGAACATTTCTCATGTCATTAagtatcttttgaaaaaaattaccaatggCATAATATTGTGGTAACTTCaatttattcagtcatttctctgttattgtttaagatttttcactattttaaataatgctgtgatgaatatCCTTAGaggaatttttcttatttctaatggCTTTCTTAGAATAAATATCTAAAGTGAATCCAagagttataaatattttaagggtTTGGATAACATACAgcagaaattgtttttttaagaatagagTGACTCAGTGGTAATTTTGAAATGAGACAATATTCATGCAGTgactttgttgttttgttctgtttttaggtTCTCCTCTTGTAGTGTCTTTAATTGGTGCACTTTTACGTGATTTTCCCAACCGTTGGGATTACTACCTCAGGCAACTTCAGAATAAGCAGTTTAAGAGAATAAGGAAATCTTCTTCTTATGATTATGAGGCTCTGGATGAAGCCATGTCTATAAGTGTTGAAATGCTCAGAGAGGACATCAAAGATTATTACACAGATCTTTCCATCCTTCAGAAGGATGTTAAGGTGCCTACAAAGGTAATAGAAGGACCAACAATCCTTGTCCTTGGATATTTATGGCATGTAACTGTTGATACAGTACCAAGGATGTTGTTACAGAGGATATCAGAAAGTTAAGACCTGTGTCActgaggtggggtgagggggtgtaAACATCCCACAGCTCTTAATCTCCATCATGAGCTTGATGTTGAACTCAGATTATTTCCTATTCTCAGTTCTAGTGAGGCTGGAGAAGCATCTGACTTCTATTTTCTATCTTGACGAATAGTTGAGCTTCTTCATATGAAGTGGAGATACTGTTATTCAGGGCTTTAGGATAcgatttgtgtgtgcgtgtgtgttaaCACCTTATCTGCAATCCTGGTAATTGTAGTTTTGTGGTATATTAAATGCTTAAAATGGTTTCTAGGTGTTATGTATTCTCTGGGACATGGAAACTGAAGAAGTTGAAGACATACTGCAGGAGTTTGTTAATAAGTCTCTCTTATTCTGTGATCGGAATGGAAaatcattttgttattatttacatGATCTTCAGGTAGATTTCCTTATAGAGAAGAATCGCAACCAGCTTCAGGTACTTGCATCTTTGTacgtttttaaattttttttattttgaaataattttaacctgatagaaaagttgcaaaacaGCAGAGAGAGTTTTATTCATGTACCTTCATCTAGCTTCCCCCAATGTTAACATCCTACATAATTATAATACAgttatcaaaaccagaaaattgacaaagataGACTACTGTTAACTAACTCAcagattttatttagattttgctAGCTTTCCTTCTAATGCCCTTTTTGTGGTTCAGATCAAGATCCcatattgtggggcgcctgggtggctcagttgttaagcatctgccttcggctcagggcgtgattccagagtcttgggattgagccccgcgttgggctccctactctgctggaagcctgctgcttcctctcccactacccctgcttgtgttccctctctcactggctgtctctctgtcaaataaacacataaaatctttaaaaaaaaaaaagataccatatTGCATATAATTGTCATGTTTCCTTAATTTCCTCAAATCtctgaaaattctttctttatccttcatTGTCACTTTTAAAGAATACTAGCCAGTTATTTTGTATAATGTCCCttagtttgggtttgtctgatggtTTCTCATGACTAGAGTAAGGTTAtatatttttggcaagaatactacAGAAGTCGTGTTGCGTCCTTCTTAGTGCATCATATCAGGGTGTCAGTATGTCTTGTTGTCAGTGATGTTAATgttgatcacttggttaaagtGGTACCTGCTAGTTTCTCCACTGTGAAGctactgattttttccttttgtaattaataagtattttgtggGTAGATTCTCTGcacacttttaaaaagctttgtaaGCTGTAGTTACTGTGATGCTTAGGTTATGAAATTGTTTCTGTCCTCTAAAATGTTTCATTTGGGTTTCAGGATCTGCATAAGAAGATAATCACTCAGTTCCAGAAACATTACCAGCCACATACTCTTTCACCAGATCAGGAGGACTGCATGTATTGGTATAATTTTCTGGCCTACCACATGGCTAGTGCCAATATGCACAAAGTAAGGTgacccatttaaaaattattattggtttttaagtattatttatttatttatttgcgagagagagagagagagagagagagagagagagagagagagaaaacgagtgggggaggggcagagggagaagcagactccccgcagagcagcaagccctatgtgggactccaacatgacctgaggtaaaggcagacacttagccacccaggtgccctaaaaattattatttttttatctcacTTTTATTTCATCCTatgtttagaattttcttttattagtaaAAATAGGATTATAGCCTATGTAagtatttttgttcttgttataCTTTTTACCTATGGTGATTTAAAAAGGTACCTTAGTAACTGTAGTAAATGAACCACCTAAAAATTCACTCTCTGCTTACCAGTAGCTTTCCTTTTTGGGCAGTATGGGTTTGTGTTTTTAGGCTTTGAGAGGAAATGGAGAATGGgaaattatattcattcattcagcaagtgtttATTGGGTGCCGGTTAGCTACGGCACTAGTCTTCATTGTGAAGATATACCATAGGCACAAAGTCCGTGCTGTCATTGAGCTTACATTCTGTGGGGAGAGTAGTAAATTTGTCCTGTGTTGGGAGTAGTAAGTGCTCAGCACGGAAGGAGAAAGTGATGATACAGAATCATCATGATTTGTGATGGATTTGGTGTGCATTGTAAGATGACTCCAAGCTTGCACAACAGAAAGAATGGAGTTGCCCTGAACTGAGGTTGGGATGTCTGTGGGCAGACCGGGTATTTTTCAGGGGCTAAAGGGAAGGTTAggaaattgttttgaaaatactGTCTCATATGTATTAAGACTTCTGACTGGAAATAATGAGTATATAGTTGGGTATATGAATCTGGAATTCTGGGAGGAAATTATggaccaaaaataaaatttgggaatCATCACCACATAGATGACATTTGAAATCATGACTACCAACtattcaaaatgttaacattttggaaaACCATTTGTACTTTGAGTAATTTATCTATACTTAGGTATGTTctctcttgtttaaaaaaaatggtgtatTCTTGTACCCTGTTTTTTTCACCTAGCAAAATATAGTTTACGTTTAATACTGTACGCATTGGAATGAAGGTATTCCAATAAATATCTGTGCCAAATTTACTTTAACTGTAATTGTTGCACATTTAGGTTTTCAGTTTTTTGCCTTTATGACGCTGTAATGAACAATGTTGTTTGTCTTTGCACCTAtgttatttcctttgaaaattttttgaagtGGGATTATTGGGTCAgtgcatctttttaaaacttggtaTGTATGATAGTGTGACAGGATTCAGTTTATTCTTAcctttttagccttttttttcctgatttttaaagataatttctaatttttaaaggtttttcattggaaaaatttgggaaaaaaactaTAAGGAATGTGAAAATGACTGTTACTGCTAATGCTTTTGTGTGTAGTTTTCCAGATTGTTTTGCTGCTCAGGTACacatacctatttttttttttaattttaatcttaatttttttagagagagagagtacatttgcaagcagggggaggctcagagggagagagaaaatcccaagtaggctccaagcccagtgcagagcttgatgcactcgatcctacaaccctgagatcgtgacctcagccgaaatcaagagtcagagacttaaccgactgagtcacccaggcgcccccacatactTGTTCTTTAAACCCAAATTAGGATCATAATAGAAGTAGTTTTATATCTCTTTTGTTTCACACTTAACTGTCGTCTTTTTACCTGAATTTATGTAGAGTGGAAAGATTTTTGAAGCTGTGtactatttcattgtatattGATCAGTTGGCTTATGGACAGTTAGATTGCTTAAGCACACttgtctgattattttcttaggacACATTTTTATAAGTGTAATTTCTGGGTCAAATGGTATGTACAGTTAAGAATTTTAATACAGATTACCAGACTGTCCTCCAGAAGGGTGCTTTGAGTTACATCACTATCCACAGCATGTGAGAGTGTTCATTTCCTCTGACTCCAGCTAATATTCTTATTGCTGCTTTTAGTCTttagaaatctgattttttttttttaaagattttatttatttgtcagggagagggagagagagagaaagcacgcaagcagggggagtggcaggcagagggagaagcaggcttcctactaagcagggagctgatgtggggctcgaccccaggacccagggatcatgacctgagctgaaggcagatgcttaccgactgagccacccaggcgtccctagaaaTCTGATATTAAAAAATGCTGAATCTTTGTTGTTTCATTTAGATTACTGCTGAGGTTTTTGGCCATTTGTACCTTTTATTCTGTGCATTTAGTCTCATTCATtgcttttacctatttttttgttaaggtgtttctcttattttattagaattttctataaaaaaatattaaggccTCATCTATCATGTgctgtgaataaatatttttcttttttgtcaaatttatattttcaactaTATTGAAggtttttgagtttttatgtaGTTAAGTGCACATctctttttt encodes the following:
- the APAF1 gene encoding apoptotic protease-activating factor 1 isoform X5, which translates into the protein MDAKARNCLLQHREALERDIKTSYIMDRMINDGVLTVSEEEKVKNEPTQQQRAALLIKMILKKDNYSYISFYNALIHEGYKDLAALLHSGIPVISSSNGGKDSVGGITSYVKTVLCEGGVPQRPVVFVTRKELVNAIRQNLFKLNGEPGWVVIYGMAGCGKSVLAAEAVRDHFFLDGCFPGGVHWVSIGKQDKSGLLMKLQNLCTRLDQDESFSQRLPLNIEEAKDRLRILMLHKHPRSLLILDDIWDPWVLKAFDNQCQILLTTRDKSVTDSVMGPKYVVSVESGLGKEKGLEILSLFVSMKKADLPEQAHSIIKECKGSPLVVSLIGALLRDFPNRWDYYLRQLQNKQFKRIRKSSSYDYEALDEAMSISVEMLREDIKDYYTDLSILQKDVKVPTKVLCILWDMETEEVEDILQEFVNKSLLFCDRNGKSFCYYLHDLQVDFLIEKNRNQLQDLHKKIITQFQKHYQPHTLSPDQEDCMYWYNFLAYHMASANMHKELCALMFSLDWIKAKTELVGPAHLIHEFVEYRHILDEKKQKKHQESFPLSCPPPYRCCLPCLLF